A window of Ardenticatenales bacterium genomic DNA:
ATCAATCTGGATGCCATCAAAATCATGAACGCGCACGGCGTCCGCGATGTCCGCGCCGACGCGGGGGGCCAACATGACAAAGGATTGCGCCGATTCCAGTTCAGCCTGGATTCGATTACGCGGTTCTTCCATGATGGGGGCGAGGGTAGTGGCAACTTCTCCCGCATCCTGCACCAGATTGGGGGCGGCGCTGATCTGGTAGTCCGCGGCGTTGGCGGCGAGGACGGCGCCATTGCGGTCGTAGATGATGCCCCGCTCTGGATCGTCGCGCACCTGGACGATCTCGGCCCGGCGACCTTGTTCTACCCAAGCGTTCCCTTGCACCACCTGGAAGGCAAAAAGACGCCCGACAATGATGACGGTGAAGAAGCAAAGGCCGATGATAATGATCCAGGTACGCCTGATTTGACTACTGTTCACCAGATTCTCCTTGCACGAGGTTGCCGAATGTGGCTTTAAGGAGGAGCCATATGGCTTCGCGCATGGTGTGCGGGGGTTTGCGGATGATGGCGTTGGGGGTGGGAGAAATGCCGGCATTTTCCATCACGGGATAACCCGGCACAACCAGATATTCAATCTCCTCGGAGCGCGGCGGGACGAATCCCAGCCGTCGCGCCTCATTTTCCAACCGATCCAATGATTGCGCCGTGGCAATCGCCGATTCCAGTTCCCCATTGCTCTGTTTCAGGTTATCCAGTTCCTCCTGCAGCGCCTGTATCCGTCGCCCCACAATGGCCGTGCGACTCGTCTGGCTGAGATAAATCGCTCCTAGCAGGGCAATCAGGATGAGAATAATGCCCCAGCCAAGAGCCGCTTGCGCTTCAGTCAGCCAGGGGAGTTTCTTCAGCGCTTCGGCGGCGCGTTGACGAGCGGAGGGAACGGGATCGGACATGGTAAAACCATCAACTACGCCACGCCACTTCTCTTCTCCACGACGCGCAGGCGGGCGCTGCGGCTGCGTGGATTGGCGGCGATTTCTTCGTCGCCCGGCTGAACTGCCTTGCGCGTCACCAACTGGACAACGGCGTGGGCATCGCAAGTGCAAATTGGCTGTTGCGGCGGGCAAACACAGTCGCGGGAAAGTTGGCGGAATGTCTGCTTGACCAGGCGGTCTTCTAGCGAGTGAAAGCTGATCACGGCCATGCGCCCGCCCGGCTTGAGCAGGTCGATGCCGGCAGCCAACCCTTTTTCCACCGCCGCCAACTCCTCGTTGACGACAATCCGCAGCGCCTGGAAAACCTGGGTGGCGGGGTGCTTACGTCCACGTCGCCCCATGACCGCTTCGATCACCTGCCGCAGCTCCCCCGTTGTGTGCAGCGGTCGTGCCAGGACGATGGCGCGAGCAATTTTACGACTGGATCGCTCTTCGCCATAATGCCAGAACAGGCTGGCTAGATCGGTTTCTGACAGTGTGTTAATGAGGTCCGCCGCCGTTTTGCCCCGGCGCGGATCGAAGCGCATATCCAGGGGGCCGTCCCGTAAGAACGAAAACCCGCGCAGACCATCTTCCAACTGGCGGGAGGACAACCCCAGGTCGAGCAAAACACCATCAACCTGGTTGAAACCATAGGTTGGCGCCAGTTGGCCCATTTCGGCGTAACTGGCATTGATAAATGTCACACGGCTGGCGTCCGATTGCAGACGGGCGCGGGCAAAAGAGATGGCTTCCGGGTCGCGGTCAAAGGCGAGGACCTTTCCGTCCGGGGCGGATGCGGCCAGCAGGCCCGCTGTATGACCGCCCGCGCCTACTGTGCCGTCGATGTAGCGCCCGCCGGCGTGGGGGCGCAATATGTGCATGGTTTCCTGGAAGAGAACAGGGATATGGGCGGCGTCCGATGTGGCCGACATCCATCAAATCCCCAGGTCATCCCAGCGGGTGGCATCGTCGCTTTCTTCGACTTCGGTGCGTACGGCTTGCCAGTTGTCGGCGTTCCAAATTTCCAGGTAGTTGTACATGCCGGTGACGACGACTTCTGTTTCAATGCCGGCAAATTCGCGCAGATATGCCGGCAAAACAATCCGACCCTGACGATCCGGCACCAGGTCCGCCGCGCCGGAAAAAACGCGCCGCCGGAAAGCCCGCATCCCCTCATCGCTGAGAGGCCGGGTAGCGATTTCGTCCGCCAGGTTCTGCCAGCCATCCAGCGGAAACAGCATCAGGTTGCGGTCGAAGCCGCGCGTAATCACCAGCCCGGCCGCCAGTTCGCCGCGGAACTTGGCGGGAATGGTCAAACGCCCTTTATCGTCGATGGTGTGGACGAACTCGCCTAAGAACATCTGTTCTAATTGCCCCATTCTGGGATGATTTTCTGGCCAATGTGGACCTTTTTGCCCCACTTCGTACCACTTTGACCCACTATACGGCAAAGTATACACCAAACGCGCCACAAACGAAAGGTGCAAACGTGAATTTTTAAGGTTGCGGCGACAGGGAAAACGGCGCCGATCCGACGTCGGAACGCGCGTAGGGGCAACCCACTGACAACCGGCTTGCAGCGGGCCACACGCGCGGCGGCGCGCGTTTGCGTATCAATTTCGGGAACAAAAAAGCGGGAAAGGATCCACTGAGCAGGCCACGGAGGGCAGGCAAGCGCCAACCGTCAACCGTCACCTATTCAAGCGCCAGAACGGCCAGAAACTGGCGATCTTCTTCACTGAGCGCGGCGGTCAGCAAGAGTTCGGGGCGGCGGCGCCAGGTGCGGCGGAGGGCTTCTTGTCGCCGCCAGCGGGCAATTTGGGCGGCGTGGCCGGAGCGGAGGACGGGGGGCACGGACCAGCCGCGAAAGGTCTCCGGGCGGGTGTAGTGGGGGCCTTCCAGCAGGCCGGTGGCGTGGCTGTCCTGGTCGGCGGCATCTTCCGCGCCGAGGACGCCGGGCAGCAGGCGGG
This region includes:
- a CDS encoding septum formation initiator family protein, which gives rise to MSDPVPSARQRAAEALKKLPWLTEAQAALGWGIILILIALLGAIYLSQTSRTAIVGRRIQALQEELDNLKQSNGELESAIATAQSLDRLENEARRLGFVPPRSEEIEYLVVPGYPVMENAGISPTPNAIIRKPPHTMREAIWLLLKATFGNLVQGESGEQ
- the rsmH gene encoding 16S rRNA (cytosine(1402)-N(4))-methyltransferase RsmH; protein product: MSATSDAAHIPVLFQETMHILRPHAGGRYIDGTVGAGGHTAGLLAASAPDGKVLAFDRDPEAISFARARLQSDASRVTFINASYAEMGQLAPTYGFNQVDGVLLDLGLSSRQLEDGLRGFSFLRDGPLDMRFDPRRGKTAADLINTLSETDLASLFWHYGEERSSRKIARAIVLARPLHTTGELRQVIEAVMGRRGRKHPATQVFQALRIVVNEELAAVEKGLAAGIDLLKPGGRMAVISFHSLEDRLVKQTFRQLSRDCVCPPQQPICTCDAHAVVQLVTRKAVQPGDEEIAANPRSRSARLRVVEKRSGVA
- the mraZ gene encoding division/cell wall cluster transcriptional repressor MraZ; this translates as MFLGEFVHTIDDKGRLTIPAKFRGELAAGLVITRGFDRNLMLFPLDGWQNLADEIATRPLSDEGMRAFRRRVFSGAADLVPDRQGRIVLPAYLREFAGIETEVVVTGMYNYLEIWNADNWQAVRTEVEESDDATRWDDLGI